A window of Elusimicrobiota bacterium contains these coding sequences:
- a CDS encoding tetratricopeptide repeat protein has product MRRILLITFFIFCGLLSGSLFGQTYIEDTYNAGMKQFQDGDYKSAITSFDLVISTATKKDKDLCAKAHLSKADSLLEILDLDSALKEYGLITEKFPNTNESLKARLGIGLVYYKKNDYDRTREYFINFVKRYGGTKIVDDAQYWLGMLHFKNKNFKKAAVSFTALVQNYPKSNYAAEGWLRLGDCYYELKKYKSARNSYRSILTKYSDSPQAEFALYNIGRTYEAEGSISDYIAIYVQFAEKYPKSQISPEILSQIGEYFYKKKDYDKSAKYFEMLFTNFPDNDLAENAQFIRSKIYYKNGARTEAINSFSKFLEKYPLSKNCAEALLYLGNCYLDAADYQKAIEYYEKGLKGEPAESEISAMMRYNCGQAYEKVGNLIEAEKCFSEILYRYPKSIAAAKMYLKRGVDLERSGDYFAAVENYELAATIAKNKNIQKSDSLSNNLEEEVGALAQKKAADCYFMQKKFKEASREYLKVVYLFSDSELVPEAHYMSARASEEIGYIKEAKENYEIVKKKYADTDWAKKSEERLQELSKK; this is encoded by the coding sequence ATGAGAAGAATATTATTAATTACATTTTTTATCTTTTGTGGTTTACTGTCTGGCAGTCTTTTTGGGCAGACTTATATAGAAGATACTTATAATGCCGGCATGAAGCAATTTCAAGACGGCGATTATAAGTCTGCGATAACGTCGTTTGATTTGGTAATTTCAACTGCAACAAAAAAAGATAAGGATTTATGTGCAAAAGCACATCTTTCTAAGGCAGATTCATTGTTAGAGATATTAGATTTAGATTCAGCATTGAAAGAATATGGGTTAATAACGGAAAAGTTTCCCAATACAAATGAATCACTGAAAGCGAGATTAGGCATTGGGCTTGTGTATTATAAAAAGAACGATTATGACAGGACCCGGGAATATTTTATAAATTTTGTAAAAAGATATGGCGGGACTAAAATAGTGGATGACGCACAGTACTGGCTTGGTATGCTGCACTTTAAGAATAAAAACTTTAAAAAGGCTGCTGTTTCCTTTACCGCACTTGTCCAGAATTATCCTAAATCTAATTATGCTGCCGAAGGCTGGCTCCGTCTTGGTGACTGCTATTATGAATTAAAGAAATATAAATCCGCCAGAAATTCCTATAGAAGTATTTTAACAAAATATTCAGACAGCCCCCAAGCCGAGTTTGCACTTTACAACATAGGAAGAACCTACGAGGCAGAAGGTTCCATATCAGATTATATTGCTATTTATGTCCAGTTTGCTGAAAAATATCCAAAATCACAAATTTCGCCTGAGATTTTAAGCCAGATCGGAGAGTATTTTTACAAGAAAAAGGATTACGATAAATCTGCAAAATATTTTGAAATGCTTTTTACAAATTTTCCTGATAATGATTTAGCAGAAAATGCACAGTTCATCCGTTCTAAGATATATTATAAAAATGGAGCCAGAACGGAAGCCATAAATTCGTTTAGTAAATTTTTAGAGAAATATCCGTTAAGTAAAAATTGTGCTGAAGCGTTGCTTTACTTAGGTAATTGTTATCTTGATGCAGCAGATTATCAAAAAGCGATTGAATATTATGAGAAAGGGTTAAAAGGTGAGCCGGCTGAAAGTGAAATATCCGCTATGATGAGATATAATTGCGGGCAAGCTTACGAAAAAGTAGGTAATCTTATAGAAGCAGAAAAATGTTTCAGCGAAATTCTTTATCGTTATCCAAAATCAATTGCCGCAGCAAAGATGTACCTGAAACGGGGTGTCGATTTAGAAAGAAGCGGTGATTATTTTGCTGCAGTTGAGAATTATGAGCTTGCCGCAACGATAGCAAAAAATAAAAACATACAAAAAAGCGATTCATTAAGTAATAACTTGGAAGAAGAAGTCGGAGCGTTAGCACAAAAGAAAGCGGCAGATTGTTATTTTATGCAGAAAAAGTTTAAAGAAGCGTCCCGTGAATATTTAAAAGTGGTTTATTTATTCAGCGATTCGGAACTTGTTCCGGAAGCGCATTATATGTCAGCCCGTGCTTCTGAAGAGATTGGTTATATAAAAGAAGCAAAAGAAAATTACGAAATTGTTAAGAAAAAATATGCCGATACCGACTGGGCGAAAAAATCAGAAGAAAGATTACAAGAATTGAGTAAAAAGTAA
- a CDS encoding SpoIID/LytB domain-containing protein: MIGLTRLKETPLLAMDVPDGGEINIDGKIVLRTKTSINLTAENVSNDLKVTLTTNGKTDVIKAKKLIIIPNTFLTIKNIEKEVTKKYEEEIIIRGRDGILLAINKIGFNKYLTAVVAKEIGPESDIEALKAQALVSRSYAIFNLRKHKKNGFNVCDSRFACCQAYDGTYKTFNQKVYDAVLETEKEILTFQGKCMEAVFHSCCGGRTCIPSDVWPNTDENKQFISVKDIDNAGNAYCKNSPRFKWETKLSKNIIIQCFDLHESKEKVLLIKNNSGDITYICMGDKKMTVMDFRRKLAQLGYKGIDSNFFNIIAERNDSYVFSGYGFGHRIGMCQSGAKEMAKRGFNYKEIINHYYPNCDISNWRSYEKDF, translated from the coding sequence ATGATTGGGCTTACCCGATTGAAAGAAACCCCGCTTCTTGCCATGGACGTTCCTGACGGTGGAGAAATTAATATTGACGGTAAAATCGTATTAAGAACCAAAACAAGTATAAATCTTACCGCAGAGAATGTTTCTAATGATTTAAAAGTCACTTTAACAACAAATGGAAAAACAGATGTAATTAAAGCAAAAAAATTAATAATCATTCCAAATACTTTTTTAACGATTAAAAATATTGAAAAAGAAGTTACGAAAAAGTATGAAGAAGAAATAATTATAAGGGGTAGGGATGGAATTCTACTTGCAATTAATAAAATTGGATTTAATAAATATCTGACGGCAGTAGTTGCAAAAGAAATTGGTCCGGAATCAGATATAGAAGCTTTAAAAGCACAAGCACTTGTTTCCAGAAGTTATGCAATTTTTAATTTAAGAAAACATAAAAAAAATGGATTTAATGTTTGTGATTCCCGTTTTGCCTGTTGCCAGGCGTACGACGGAACATACAAGACGTTCAATCAAAAAGTTTATGATGCAGTTTTAGAAACAGAAAAAGAAATATTAACTTTTCAGGGAAAATGTATGGAAGCAGTCTTTCATTCCTGTTGTGGCGGGAGAACTTGTATCCCGTCAGATGTCTGGCCAAATACTGATGAAAATAAACAGTTTATCAGCGTAAAAGATATTGACAATGCAGGAAATGCGTATTGTAAAAACAGCCCCAGATTCAAATGGGAAACCAAACTTTCTAAAAATATTATAATCCAATGTTTTGATTTACATGAGAGTAAAGAAAAGGTTCTTTTGATAAAAAACAACTCAGGTGATATAACATATATTTGTATGGGTGATAAAAAAATGACTGTTATGGACTTTAGACGAAAACTCGCCCAACTTGGTTATAAAGGAATTGACAGCAATTTTTTTAACATTATTGCTGAAAGAAACGATTCTTATGTTTTTTCAGGATATGGTTTCGGTCATCGCATAGGCATGTGTCAAAGTGGTGCAAAAGAAATGGCAAAGAGAGGTTTTAATTACAAGGAAATAATAAATCATTATTATCCGAATTGTGATATTTCAAATTGGAGGTCGTATGAAAAAGATTTTTGA
- a CDS encoding MG2 domain-containing protein, protein MKKIFEMLRKPVFVVLMHFLIFALVIKFASWSTSVTILQLFEKYWWVFILGFSIFDSLIRLILLKKKPYWITIASIFLISYLLLFQSKIIAFGKPTLYYVMVFWILMSLFVCIIILDGFITLMKILLGLPVLRIFKKPAVFLILSLSALVYLSHILYPNITYQFVQFFNTHWIAIAIIIPVISAYLRKNNYTKQAEYLKGIAIFFLSYCLCNIIPINRILANWIMSIWIKIFGPNSITTLFAMKAASKFGASALLSLYTFLQSFTRALNSGFTNISWILFTSCWIHIYLEEIKLSLLSVFTKSPKNQTEKKGILFKTALFVGKNVDLIGKGIVKLTVRTTSKLKLYIKPIIKVAVIIALILLGRWLGIKIYERYVVTVTEFSPEGQIPQKSIIRVTFSDAIKPKIDDLSQLNCFIIEPPITGDYNVESDRTIVFVPREPLKPSTKYDVRLDSKNLQSLKMKRVQSGKKIKFNTEMFKVTNVNLFYLYDLAKNVEKQVMGEINFNYPVNMETLITKMKFFQDSKPVTFELEKSNLQTRFYFKTGIIQREDKEQEVKLVIEKGLSCTGGTVPIEEDFIRNMKLPEKEKFNVSQIKLWHEPGNTFITVLFNMPVSKQQIEKSISVSPPVTYNIETEYCYAVLKGDFKPNVGYKIEVSAGAISKTGEILAKTSKEYITISDLPSSAKFSHEGKILPLDGEMNIEVKTINLDHVNVSVQKIFRNNLIQFLNNEYYTPMSTHVYSGSYAVEGGMINEEVTQYINLRKLHNAPYKGFFKIDINDTKNYWNRDTRWFLCTDLGIIAKRSGDDLIVYVLSIKNLKPIIDAKLQLISSTNQVMEEKRTSESGKVVFENWSKNPNGFYPYFIIVEKGDDWSFMKFDDTQMNQHQFQIAGEPYTKEGMEAFVTPERDLYRPGEKAYITAIVRNKDFSTPPELPVRLIVTDPQGSEFNRIEKRWNQNGMVSFEVEFPVSALTGHYSANLFRIDKNESIGSTSFKVEEFLPDKLKVEIVPDKTAIESGAMLVFSVFGKQMFGPPAPGNKLVTSVRFIPRVFSHASFTGYIFSDNSRRFTEETQKLGESNLDENGTKKYEIEVPPIRPPSALTAYIYTEVFDSGGRPVSAAIQVPVNSYPYYLGAKTEKKPVHLVKEDIKVDYVAIDSSGKLQNLKNIQILVKRKLWYSIFRFSSWGRGEYQSSTYEEVVLQKVVDIDGKGSFSFTPDVVGEYYIYIGNEDSMCTGFSVNVVGTGYQAWGMETPEKLDISVDKATYNTGEQAVVNIRAPFNGKLFLTVEREKVLYTQIVNITDNKAQVSIPVNVEYLPNVYIVGLLVRTPDEKNKTLPMVSFGIIPLNISKVSKTITLDWDCKTEVESKDGIDVKIKVSGEPGKTNVVLAAVDQGILQITNFKTPDPLEYFYRKKSLTTQSYSLFDMILPDVKANKLAVGGDGVEFSRRHLNPIVAKKPKSFAEYSGILTPDENGEVKHHFVTKGFNGEVRVMVMAVNGNKYCSSDKNITVADSIVLLANFPRFIAPSDQFQIPIQIYNKTGKSGNFKTTIKAEGPVELTAGSENTVFLNNKQEKKIVFMARAKNNAGLAKFSVTTTGADCSANYETELSVRPFAHLETVVKQGKLKPGQNTEIKVPADFISYGQRLRLTFSSNPLIQYLRCLDYLIGYPYGCTEQITSQMFPLLYFKELGLATGRFAKQANSVDMYVQEGIKKLEKAQLSDGSFTMWQGGSSYSLWLSLYASHFLIEANRLGYKVNPTVIGRIYSFINRLNVVPQNEGRLDRRQFNVDQEINVYMLYLKTLTRSPDRESMSFLLNNRIKTLDEVDRSLLSLSYSEIGDRNTASRILVPDFKSIFLYREQFGSFNSPIRNTAMYLSAIAQADPQSPKVNDIIRYLGENMKNGHFGNTQEDAWVFISLGKAFQSLDYDIQTQILVNGAQYKIIEGKTDTVNDNSLSGKNITLKNICAKDSYYHFIAEGTPLKKSEKDSFNGLEVNRKYYDKSGKEINLSNVVQGELVVISLSVKPKETVHNLVIVDLLPAGFEIENSRLQSHGDLDFEPELSLSPACQDIRDDRILIFADEISGKQTFSYTVRAVTPGRFTIPNIYAEAMYDPDINGEEYQKDYLVIVPNN, encoded by the coding sequence ATGAAAAAGATTTTTGAAATGTTGAGAAAACCGGTGTTTGTTGTATTAATGCACTTTTTAATTTTTGCATTAGTTATCAAATTTGCAAGTTGGAGCACCTCTGTTACAATTTTACAACTATTTGAAAAATACTGGTGGGTTTTTATTTTAGGATTCTCAATTTTTGATTCTTTAATCAGATTGATTTTATTGAAAAAGAAACCATACTGGATAACAATCGCCTCTATATTTTTAATCTCGTACCTGCTGCTTTTTCAATCAAAGATAATTGCTTTTGGAAAACCAACGCTTTACTATGTTATGGTTTTTTGGATTTTAATGAGTCTATTTGTTTGCATCATTATTTTAGATGGATTTATCACCTTAATGAAAATATTATTGGGACTCCCGGTTTTGCGTATTTTTAAGAAACCCGCAGTTTTTTTGATTTTAAGCTTATCCGCGCTTGTTTATTTATCTCATATTTTGTATCCAAATATTACATACCAGTTTGTACAGTTTTTTAACACACACTGGATAGCTATTGCAATTATTATTCCTGTAATATCTGCTTACTTGCGAAAAAATAATTACACCAAGCAAGCAGAATATTTAAAAGGAATAGCCATATTTTTCCTAAGTTATTGTTTATGTAATATCATACCAATAAATCGTATTTTAGCCAATTGGATTATGTCTATTTGGATTAAAATATTTGGACCCAATTCAATAACAACATTATTCGCCATGAAAGCGGCGTCCAAATTTGGCGCATCAGCATTACTCAGCTTATACACATTTTTACAGTCATTTACCCGTGCACTAAATTCAGGTTTTACAAATATTTCCTGGATTTTATTTACTTCCTGCTGGATACATATTTACCTGGAAGAAATAAAACTATCTCTTTTAAGCGTTTTTACCAAATCTCCAAAAAATCAAACTGAGAAAAAAGGAATACTATTTAAAACAGCATTATTTGTAGGCAAAAATGTCGACTTAATTGGTAAAGGTATTGTAAAATTGACTGTCCGAACAACATCAAAATTGAAATTGTATATAAAACCAATAATTAAAGTTGCAGTTATTATTGCTTTAATATTGTTGGGAAGATGGTTAGGAATAAAAATATATGAACGCTATGTAGTAACTGTAACAGAATTTTCTCCTGAAGGGCAAATACCGCAAAAAAGTATTATCAGAGTTACTTTTTCTGATGCTATTAAACCAAAAATAGACGATTTAAGCCAGTTAAACTGTTTTATCATAGAACCTCCCATAACCGGAGATTATAATGTAGAAAGTGACAGAACTATCGTTTTTGTTCCACGCGAGCCGTTAAAACCTTCAACAAAGTATGATGTCCGGCTGGATTCAAAAAATCTTCAATCGTTAAAGATGAAACGGGTACAATCAGGAAAGAAAATAAAATTTAATACTGAAATGTTTAAAGTAACAAATGTTAATCTGTTTTATTTATATGATTTAGCAAAAAATGTCGAGAAACAGGTAATGGGAGAGATTAATTTTAATTATCCCGTAAATATGGAAACTTTGATAACAAAAATGAAATTTTTCCAGGATTCAAAACCTGTAACATTTGAACTTGAAAAATCCAATCTTCAAACCCGGTTTTATTTCAAAACAGGAATTATTCAAAGAGAAGATAAAGAACAGGAAGTTAAACTCGTAATTGAAAAAGGCCTCTCCTGTACCGGCGGCACCGTACCTATAGAAGAAGATTTTATTCGAAACATGAAACTTCCCGAGAAAGAAAAATTCAACGTTTCACAAATTAAACTCTGGCATGAGCCGGGGAATACGTTTATTACCGTTCTTTTCAATATGCCTGTTTCAAAACAGCAGATAGAAAAAAGTATTTCTGTAAGCCCGCCAGTAACTTATAATATTGAAACGGAATATTGTTACGCGGTACTGAAAGGTGATTTCAAACCGAATGTTGGCTATAAAATAGAGGTTTCAGCAGGTGCAATCTCAAAAACAGGTGAAATTCTTGCTAAAACAAGCAAAGAATATATTACAATAAGTGATTTGCCTTCAAGTGCAAAATTTTCTCATGAAGGGAAGATCCTGCCTTTAGACGGTGAAATGAACATTGAAGTCAAAACGATAAATCTTGACCATGTAAATGTATCCGTCCAGAAAATATTCCGCAATAACCTGATTCAATTTTTGAACAATGAATATTATACACCTATGTCAACTCATGTTTATTCCGGGAGTTATGCTGTTGAAGGCGGAATGATAAATGAAGAGGTCACTCAATACATAAATTTAAGAAAACTCCATAACGCTCCTTATAAGGGATTTTTTAAGATAGATATTAATGACACTAAAAATTACTGGAACAGAGATACCAGATGGTTTTTGTGCACTGATTTGGGAATCATCGCAAAGCGATCGGGTGATGATTTGATAGTCTACGTTTTATCAATCAAAAATCTCAAACCGATAATTGATGCTAAACTTCAACTTATAAGCAGTACAAATCAGGTTATGGAAGAAAAACGGACTTCCGAGAGCGGTAAAGTTGTCTTTGAAAACTGGTCAAAGAATCCAAATGGTTTTTACCCGTATTTTATTATTGTTGAAAAAGGCGATGACTGGTCATTTATGAAATTTGACGATACACAAATGAACCAGCATCAATTCCAGATTGCAGGCGAACCTTATACGAAGGAAGGAATGGAGGCGTTTGTTACACCTGAACGGGATCTTTACAGACCCGGAGAAAAAGCATATATTACAGCTATTGTAAGAAACAAGGATTTTTCAACCCCGCCGGAATTGCCGGTCCGCCTGATTGTAACTGATCCCCAAGGTTCAGAATTTAACCGTATTGAAAAGCGATGGAATCAAAACGGTATGGTTTCGTTTGAAGTTGAATTCCCGGTTTCTGCACTAACAGGTCATTATTCAGCAAACCTTTTCCGGATTGATAAGAACGAATCTATCGGTTCAACCTCATTCAAAGTTGAAGAATTTCTACCGGATAAACTAAAAGTAGAAATTGTTCCGGATAAAACAGCTATTGAATCCGGTGCAATGCTGGTGTTTTCTGTTTTTGGTAAACAAATGTTCGGTCCTCCTGCACCTGGCAATAAACTTGTAACTTCTGTACGGTTTATTCCCCGCGTGTTTTCCCACGCATCTTTTACCGGCTATATATTTTCTGATAATTCCAGGCGATTTACCGAAGAAACACAGAAATTGGGCGAATCAAATTTAGACGAAAATGGGACTAAAAAATATGAAATAGAGGTCCCACCTATAAGACCTCCCTCGGCATTAACCGCTTATATCTATACTGAGGTATTCGATTCCGGCGGCCGTCCAGTGAGTGCTGCAATACAGGTCCCGGTAAATAGTTATCCTTATTATCTCGGTGCAAAAACGGAAAAGAAACCGGTCCATTTAGTAAAGGAAGATATAAAAGTTGACTATGTGGCGATTGATTCTTCCGGAAAATTACAGAATTTAAAAAACATACAGATTTTAGTCAAACGTAAATTGTGGTATTCTATTTTCCGTTTCAGTAGTTGGGGGCGGGGCGAGTATCAGAGTTCCACATATGAAGAGGTGGTTTTGCAAAAAGTCGTTGATATCGATGGTAAGGGAAGTTTCTCATTCACTCCGGATGTAGTGGGTGAGTATTATATTTATATAGGTAATGAAGACAGTATGTGTACCGGTTTTTCGGTAAATGTAGTTGGAACAGGATATCAGGCATGGGGTATGGAGACGCCGGAGAAACTGGATATCAGTGTTGATAAAGCAACATATAATACCGGCGAACAGGCAGTTGTAAATATTCGTGCACCTTTTAACGGCAAACTTTTCTTAACTGTTGAAAGAGAAAAAGTACTTTACACGCAAATTGTAAATATTACGGATAACAAGGCACAAGTTTCAATACCGGTCAATGTAGAATATCTGCCGAATGTTTATATTGTCGGCTTACTTGTAAGAACACCCGATGAAAAAAATAAGACATTACCCATGGTTTCTTTTGGCATTATTCCGCTGAATATCAGCAAAGTATCCAAAACAATAACGCTTGACTGGGATTGTAAAACTGAAGTTGAATCAAAAGACGGCATAGACGTAAAAATAAAAGTCTCCGGCGAGCCGGGAAAAACTAACGTTGTCCTGGCAGCTGTTGACCAGGGTATTCTCCAGATTACCAATTTCAAAACACCCGACCCATTGGAATATTTTTACAGGAAAAAGTCGCTTACGACACAATCATATTCCTTATTTGACATGATTCTTCCGGATGTAAAAGCGAACAAATTAGCGGTTGGCGGCGATGGTGTAGAATTCTCAAGGAGACACTTGAATCCCATTGTAGCAAAAAAACCGAAATCATTTGCCGAATATTCAGGGATACTGACCCCGGATGAAAACGGCGAAGTAAAGCATCATTTTGTGACAAAGGGCTTCAACGGTGAAGTCAGGGTAATGGTAATGGCTGTGAACGGAAACAAGTACTGTTCTTCTGATAAAAATATTACGGTTGCCGACTCTATAGTTTTACTTGCTAATTTCCCGAGATTTATAGCACCTTCGGACCAGTTCCAGATTCCCATCCAGATATATAACAAGACAGGTAAATCAGGAAATTTCAAAACAACAATAAAAGCAGAAGGACCTGTTGAACTAACGGCAGGAAGTGAAAATACGGTTTTTTTGAACAACAAACAAGAAAAGAAAATCGTATTTATGGCCCGTGCTAAAAATAATGCAGGGCTTGCAAAATTTTCAGTAACCACAACCGGAGCAGATTGCTCTGCCAATTATGAAACAGAATTGAGCGTCAGACCGTTTGCTCACCTTGAGACAGTTGTCAAGCAGGGAAAATTGAAGCCCGGACAAAATACCGAAATAAAAGTTCCGGCTGATTTTATCAGTTATGGCCAACGTCTGCGGCTTACATTTTCATCAAACCCGCTTATACAGTATTTAAGATGCCTGGATTATCTTATCGGTTATCCTTACGGTTGCACGGAACAGATAACTTCGCAAATGTTCCCGCTTCTTTATTTCAAGGAGCTCGGACTTGCAACAGGCAGGTTTGCAAAACAGGCTAATTCTGTTGATATGTATGTCCAGGAAGGAATTAAAAAGTTAGAAAAAGCTCAATTATCGGACGGCAGCTTTACAATGTGGCAAGGCGGCTCTTCATACAGTTTGTGGCTTTCCCTGTATGCAAGCCACTTTTTAATAGAAGCAAACCGCCTGGGCTATAAAGTTAACCCGACCGTAATCGGCAGGATATATTCATTTATCAACAGGTTAAACGTAGTACCGCAGAATGAGGGCCGTCTTGATAGAAGACAATTCAATGTTGACCAGGAAATAAATGTTTATATGCTGTATCTGAAAACTCTAACCCGGAGCCCGGATAGAGAGTCAATGTCATTTCTATTGAATAATCGTATCAAAACTTTGGACGAGGTTGACCGCTCTTTGCTTTCTTTGAGTTATTCCGAAATCGGGGACAGGAATACTGCGAGCAGGATACTTGTTCCGGATTTTAAAAGTATATTTTTATACCGCGAGCAGTTCGGTTCTTTTAATTCCCCGATAAGAAATACAGCGATGTATCTTTCGGCAATCGCTCAAGCAGACCCGCAATCACCTAAAGTAAATGATATTATAAGATACCTGGGTGAAAATATGAAAAACGGCCATTTTGGCAATACACAGGAAGATGCCTGGGTATTTATATCATTAGGTAAAGCGTTTCAATCGCTTGATTACGATATACAGACGCAAATTCTGGTAAACGGGGCACAGTATAAAATTATTGAAGGCAAAACAGATACCGTTAACGATAATTCACTGTCCGGCAAAAATATAACATTAAAAAATATTTGTGCAAAAGACAGTTATTACCATTTCATCGCCGAAGGAACACCTTTGAAGAAAAGTGAAAAAGACAGTTTTAACGGGCTTGAAGTAAACAGGAAATACTACGATAAAAGCGGCAAAGAAATAAATCTTTCAAATGTCGTGCAGGGCGAACTTGTCGTCATTTCTCTGTCGGTTAAGCCGAAAGAAACAGTACATAACCTTGTAATAGTAGATTTACTACCTGCAGGGTTTGAAATAGAAAATTCACGGCTTCAATCCCATGGCGATTTGGATTTTGAACCGGAATTAAGCCTGTCTCCTGCCTGCCAGGATATAAGAGATGACAGAATTTTGATTTTTGCGGATGAAATTTCCGGTAAACAAACTTTTTCATATACCGTAAGAGCGGTTACGCCCGGCAGGTTCACAATCCCGAATATTTATGCAGAAGCGATGTACGACCCTGATATAAACGGTGAAGAATATCAAAAAGATTATCTTGTCATCGTTCCGAACAATTAA